The genomic DNA ATtaaattaagggttaattatgtttaaggtcCCTACAAATAAGCGAGCTTCCAACATTGGtccatattaaaattttattaaatttttcatcccTAACGTTTTTTTCCCTTTGTAAGTTTGGTCCTTGCCGTCAAACTGTGCTGACTAGGCTAACTGAATGCTGACCCAGACATGCCACATGGACATTTTAAGTGACATGGCTGCCATGTGGTAAATAAcatcatatgtttttggtccctataaaattgggaccttttaaatttagtccttacttaattttaatagtgtttttagtccatataaaaaaattatgcactcaattttagtccttactaaatctaaatttgtttaattatgcttaaacttttaaaattttgagattttgaacaattttttgcacaaaATTTTCCCATAATTTTTGTCAAAGCCTATCACTCTCATTCATTCCTTTTGTATTCTTCCacatcaataaaatatttcacaGCCTATCACTCTCATTCAGTCCTTTTGTATTCTTCCacatcaataaaatatttcaccCTACAAATATTTTCGGTCATTCCCTGAATTTGCCGAAAAAAACCAGATTTGTGTTGCTGTTTCTCTTTGTTCCTACTTCGCTCTCTTCAATCTTCTTCGCTCCCACTCTTTGTTTCCCGATCCGAACCTTGAGAATCGACTAGTTCCGCTTCTCTCGAAAAGGTTGTTGCTGGATATTTCAATGGTGAAGATTGTTGAGTTTTTGAGTGTCGAAGTTGACGTGTGATTAAGTTGTTGAAATTGATGTCTTggatgaatttgcaagcaaaGGTTAGAAGAGCGTCGCCTGCGTGAACGAGGTGGTGAAAAGAGTAGGAGGAGAGAGTTTGGATTTTTCACCACCTCGTTCACGCCGGCGACGCTCTCctaaaaactcttaaatttttcaatgattttttttatacaagtttagaacattacaaaatgttcgtttactaaaatttagaattatttagcttgaaataaattaaatatgaatttttttaaaagacaagtttaaaataattgtaacaAAAATCTGGACgcagaaataaaattttgagataattttttggaGATGAACTTTtcgtaatgttcttaacacttgtgcaaaaaattgttcaaaatcttaaaagtttaagcataattaaacaaatttagatttagtagggactaaaattgagtgcataatttttttatatggactaaaagcactattaaaattaagtaagggctaaacttaaaagatcccaattttatagggaccaaaaacatatgatgtcatttaccACATGGCAGCCATGTCACTTGAAATGTCCATGTGACATGTCTGGGTCATCATTCCGTTAGCCTAGTCAGCACAGTTTGACGGCAAGGACCAAACTTACAAACGGAAAAAAATGTTAgggatgaaaaatttaataaaattttaatagggACCAATGTTGGAAGCTCGGTTATTTGTAGgaccttaaacataattaacccttaacccttaaattaatgttatgttaaaaaaaatcaaatattttttaaaagattcttataatattctgAACACTGTcgtaaaaaatcattcaaaaatctAAATAGacatgatttgttttttttttttttgaaagaaacacaTAActgatttaaaaacaaatataaaaaatatggactccttaaaaaaaaaaaatatggacataattttgttttagaagaaattaaataaagaaatatgaacattatagagagaaaaaaataagagtaaGAAGAGGGGAGATTTGCACAGCACATATAGGAATAGGATAGTTGAATCTGGATTCTGGAGGGAGAAGGAAAAGGCAGCAGCAGTAGCATTCTCACAAATCCAAACCCTAATCCCAAATTGAGCTTCTTCAGATTGATTTTGTTTACACCAATTTCATATCTTCAGGTATTCATTCACTCATCCATCTTTCACATTTTgttaattattatcattaacCAAATGCTTGCTTAAATCTGGTTTTCGCCTTGTAATTGTTACTATTGTTATTGTTTGTGTTAAACCAAACTATGAGTTTTGTACTTACTTTACTTTCTTTCATAGGGTTTAAGTTGCCACTCCCACCGAACTACCCATACTCAGCTTCCCAGGAAACAgacacatacatacatacatacatacattgtTCACGCCAGTcataaacacaaacacaaacaaacagaTTTGTTCTTCACCGATGTTTTAAATCCACACTCGGAATATAATCCAAATGGCATTTAACAGAACCTCAAAGGGGAAACCAAAGTCAGTGAGATCCAGAATTGTAGTGTTGGCCGCAATAGTGAGTGCAATAGCGATTCTGTTTCTACTTTCCTCGGCTGTATTCACATCTggttcccaaaaatcccaatacATTAAGTATTCTCACAAAGACAGAAAGTACCTGTATTGGGGTACACGAATCGATTGCCCTGGAAAACACTGTGGATCCTGTGAGGGTTTAGGTCACCAAGAATCTAGCCTTAGGTGCGCCCTCGAAGAAGCCATCTATCTCCGCAGGTATATTATCTccttttaaattcatttttcttcttagtTACTTTCCTAGAGTTCCGTTCATAAGGTTTTTCGTTTTGGAATTGCAGAACTTTTGTTATGCCGTCCAGGATGTGTATTAATCCTATACATAATAAGAAAGGGATCCTTCATCGTTCAACTAATGCTACTTCCGAGGATCAGtgagtttctttcttttttcttttcttttcacatttcAATGTTATCATCATCATTTATGTTTTTGAGTTTGATCAACATACTAGTGAATTGTGTTGAATGTTTATTTGTTAGAGAAATAAGGATATGAACGATCTGTGTAAACTAGTTTTACTTTTACACTAATGTCCAATAAAAACAAAGTATGTGGtagttactttaaaaaaaaaaaatacaaaacaatccTACATGGCATGGCAAGATGATGGGTTCCCATTAGATGACAGTATACAACTATTTTACTCTGTCAGTACATAGCCTTTTAactctatttattatatatgtttGGTAAAATATGTGTGTGGGTGTTTGtcgaatttgattttgaattaacttgattaaatacattttttttttgcttcaaaTTAAACCTGAatttaagttatttatgtttggattttctttttagtttaaTGGGGATGCACTGTCAGTGTAAATTATTCTTACACTAATATTCGACGAACACTCTTCATATTACTACATAAGCCCACCTTTGTAaccactttttaaaaataaccaCAATATTGGAGTCTCACCCAATGTCAGTGTAAAACTTATTTACATTGGCAATGCatatcactttctctctctttttattttactctgaaAGTAAGTTTGATGATAATTAGTATAAGTTGTACAACCTAACACAAAAGCTACTTTTTATCACTTCTATGTaaaatttgtcataaaaaaCAATTCACTTCTATGCAAACCAAATTTTGAAGGCAACtgtataaaattttcaatctaatGCAAAACCTTCAATCTACATTTTATCACTtctaattaaaatcaatttttatattttccacTGTGATACGAAACGCACATTTAGACAGCCTTGTTTATCCATTACAGGTGGGCAGCAAGTTCTTGTGCCATGAACTCTTTATATGACGCAGAACTTATGTCGGAGactgtccctgtaatttttgaCAATTCAAAAGAGTGGTATAGGGTTCTATCGACCAGCATGAAGCTTGGAGACAGAGGAGTTGCTCACGTGGCAGGAGTTAGTCGTGTCGAGCTTAAAGAAAACAATCAGTACTCTGATTTGTTGCTCATAAACAGAACTGCTAGCCCTCTTTCTtggtaggtttttttttctttgaaactgtTCATTCAAGTATGCTTAGACTCACCTTCTTTATTTTTGATTATATTGAACATTAAGGTTGATGATGTCTAGAATATAGTGGGTATATTGTTATTGAGGTTTTAAATTGTGGGTTGCAAATTTTCTGTGTGCAATTGGTGATACTTGACAAGCTGTGAACATGATCATGATCCTTGTCATTACAACGAAATTTATTATGGTATGGAATTTTCATTAAATCTGTTATCGTGAACTTTGTGAAGCTTTTTGACACTTTCCCTACGTACTAATGTGTTTTTGACTTCAGTCCACATTGAAACTTGTATTAACTACTATTAAGTTAACCtatattttctcatttaaaGAATTCAATTTGAACTTGCAGAATTTCAGAAGCTGGTATGTAACAGATAGAGATTTGTATAATCcattaaatttaaaactaacGGTTATGACATGACCAATCTCTAATTATTAGTTCAATATATTGCCTGATGTActtgaatttgaagttttatttagattataACTCAACTAAGTTGACGTTTGAATCATGCCTTACAAAATGCCATTGTGGTGCTACTGTGAAGATGATTgctcataaaataataagttgttATATGCTACAAGCAGAGATTCTTCTGAATTTCGAAGTGCTAATGATGGCTTTCCAGGTTTATGGAATGCAAGGATCGAAACAACCGTAGTGCTATAATGTTACCATATTCGTTCCTGCCCTCAATGGCCGCAAAAAAGCTAAGAGATGCTGCAGAAAAGGTTCACTTCATTCATAACCTCTTTAAGTTCTTAACATTCACATGTAGAGTCAATACAATTTGATATTGGATTTTAAATCTATTTCTTCGAGCATATAATTGTTGTTATAATGTGTATATTTTTTGCTCTTGTATATTTGAGTTGAAAATATTATATCAACAAGAACCTGAATGAGTTATTTCAATGGGAAATGTTGGGCAAGGCTGTCTTGTTTCTGCCCTTGCTAGATTACATGGGGATAGACTAGAGGAAATATTTTAAGCTTGATACAAATAAAACCActaggtaaataaaaaaaaataatgaagcaATATAATATGAGCTTCACAAAACATGGCTGGCTGAAAAGGTAAATGAAGGTAGTTGGAGACATTAGACAGGTGCATATTGCTAGAAAGACAATGTAGTACCTAGTAGTGTTAACTGTTAAGGCCTTTGGCAGACCTTTTAGAGATCCTGCTTGAAGATGAATTGCTGGTTTTGTTTGGAAGATTGGTAATGTGAAGTCCTGTTTTGTTAATTGGGAGGAATACACTCCGCCTTAGTTATGGCTTGGCAGAGAGGATTTCCCAAGTTCTGGCTTGAGTGTGATCCTTTGGGTGCTGTTAACTTGGTTCACAAAGGACTGCCTTGATTGTATCCCTGCCACCGAATTGTCGTGGCCATCCAATGTCAGATCAAACGGAAGTGGGGGACACTAGTATTATGTAAGGAAATATGCTTGCGGTCTGGATAGCTAATCCTGGCCATGATTTTGAGTTGGGGTTGCCCTTCCTAGCTTCTCACTGGTAGCAAGTCTGTGTTTTGGCATTACTTTGTAGGAGCTTCCTCCCATCATTTTGTTGCTGCCTTTTTGGCCTCGTGAGAATCAagattagaaaagaaaaaatacgaGCTTCCCAAAAAATCATCTATGTTTTCTACATTACATAGATACAGGTTATTATGTAATATGTTCTTGAGTTCCTCAATTTCCTTTCTATAAGCTAGCATTGGTAGTTTAGATGGAATCAATTACCAAATGGATAAAAATTTGTGATAAAGAAACTTATCTTTTTATCCAGTAGATGACTCTGCTCTAATTATTCTCCACATTTCAGAACTTCAAATTCTGACTGTAATATGCTTGACATGTTAAAACTGTGGCATTAAAATTGAGCAATCTATCTTTGTCACACACTTCAATTTCTGATGAAACACTTGCTCACAGATCAAAGCTGTACTTGGTGATTATGATGCCATCCATGTTCGCCGTGgggataaaataaaaaccaggAAGGACAGGTTTGGTGTGGCAAGGACCCTGCATCCACATCTTGATAGGGATACCCGCCCTGAGTTTATTCTTTGTCGAATAGTAAAGTGGGTTACACCTGGAAGAACCTTGTTTATTGCTTCAAATGAAAGGACTCCAGGATTTTTTTCACCGCTTTCTGCCAGGTAACTGTTTTCATGTTCACATTGAGGGCGAGGAGAGAGTTCCTAGAAATATACACAATGATTATCTTTGACAGCACAAAGCTTGTTTAGTGTTTGATAGTAATTGAAACATTCAATGATTTTCTTTGGCAGCATAACTGATTTTGTATGAAACTGAATAACTGATTTTGTTTATGCAGTGGTTTGTCAATTTTAACTTCATGTTTGGTGGTTTCATTTGAAAAGGCAATAAATTTAGTATGCTAATATTCATTTCATTGTATCCTTGTTGAACCAAGACAACACTTCACATTTTTAAGTTACAATCTTATTCCCTCTgctagttttattttttcatgtcctttctgtttttgttagattatttatgtttttctattAGATTTTTAAGGCTAATGATCACTTGATCATATATTCCTAGAAATTATGTAACTGTGACACTGGTATGCTTTAGTTTTTGAAGGAAACTATCAGCTGGCATCAAATGCTTACTTTATGCTCTTGATGATTCAAATTTGCAGGTACAGATTGGCATATTCGTCGAACTATAGCCATATGTTGGATCCAGTGATTGAGAATAACTACCAATTATTCATGATCGAGAGGCTTATAATGATGGGTGCTAAAACGCTTATTAGAACGTTCAAGGAAGACGAGACAGATCTTAGCCTTACGGATGACCCAAAAAAGAACACTAAAAAGTGGCAGATACCTGTTTACAATGCGGACGAAACTTGCTGAGACATCTTTACGCCTACTATTAGTATGCAATTCACACGACATTAAAAAGAACTTTCTATGGCCAAAAGAAATCCTTAGGAAGAAATTCTCGTTTAGTGAAAAATGAGAGCATGATTAATTTGTGTTGTAAATTGTGATGTTAGCTACagtcaaaatttaattaattcgtTACAGGTATGTACTTGTCTCACTGTAAAGCTGAAGTGAAGTGACCACTAATTTTATATGCTGGGCACTAGTTTGTGTGTACGGTGTCTCTTGTTACAAACACTGGCTTTACATGTTCTCTCTTCATCCTATGCAACACTTTGATTGTTTATAAACTACCATTTACAGTGAAAGGTATAACAAATGGAAACaatcagaatttaaaaaaaaagattaaatcgGAATCTATATTAATCACAAAGGTGACCAAATTTGATGCAAGAGACGGCCTAGGTGGATTTTCACTTGATGAATCATTTACTACCATCAATTTCATGTCATCGATTAAGTTGCCGtatatcctttcaaaaaaagaacttAGTTGCTGTAAGTATCAACATGTTACATTACATCATCAAAAATCAACCATACAGGTGAGAAAATTATCATACATTTTTAATACTATACATTTAAGCAAGTTTAATTAGTGATATACATGATTTTTCTTTCGCTTGTTGTAATGCAAGGCAGTATGAAGCAGATGATGGATATGGAAGGCTGAACCATGATCACTTTCAAATGTATACAAATACAACTGCGGGTTCCACACAATTTATGTAGTGTGTAAGCAGCAGGTTGCAGATTGCAGAGTAAGAtaattcaaatgtttttttttgacactttAGATCAATGAAATCTACAATATATTTGTAGTTTCAACGTGAAAGCGAAGTAAAAGCTTAACAGAGTTAAATTTCTTCCCCTTTCAGTCACACAAACGAACAAACCGAAATCCATGTCTTAGCTCTGATACAGGCAAACAGGTCTGTCCGGAAAAATCATCTGTCGTCATATCTTTATCCTTCAGTTCGATCTGGAGCAAAGCAAGCTCTGGAATGGTTAATCGGAATACAAACTCTTCGTCCCAAATAGAACTTGTTTTCTTCTTCACAGTCAGCTCCCACTCCAACAATACAAACCTGTCAcacaattttatacaatttgaTCAAACTATAAGATAAAATGTACAGGATCAGCCAAATAGATTTAGAAAATGTGTGGACAAGAATTATGCAATTAAGTACTGAGTGACCTTTGTGACAAAGGATACCTGCATGTTTAATGCAACCATCTAGGGGCGGAGCTAGGTTCACTAGTGTGTGGGCTAGTGCCCCCACTATTTTCTGAATAAGCCAAATACTACTACTTATACATTTATTGAAAGAAAGTTTGATCAACTATATGACCCACtctgttaaaataaaaataaaaaaaactatatgatTATGACCCACTCAGTAGAAATCTAAGCAAGCACTAGGTCTTTATGTTAGCCCTCAACATCTTTCTTTTTTGGTGTTGGTTTCATTCCCTTTaattttatgattatgattatatgATATTGATAATATATTATGCTATATATTATGGTAAAGCTTAAAGATTTAAATTATCGGTTTAGAGTTATTATCGtatattaatttgttatttattttggtttagAGTTATTCTTTTAACTTTTTGGTTCTTAGGGAAAAAAGATGAGGTCATTCTTAAAATATACGAAattgtatttgtttttataaaaaaaaaataatatgaaaattttcaatttatctcataaaatatatgaaatctaTGAATTTAATCCTTAATATCTTAATAGTAGAGACCAAGttgatgaattttattaattcaaGGATCCCTTGTTATATTTATACGGTTTAAGGACTAAATTTGAAAAGAGTGTGATGGTTTAGagattaaatttaaagtttattttatatggaTGTGTGTTTGTTGCCCCATTGCTAAAGGTTTTTGGCTATGCCACTATTCTGAGCTACATGCATCCACCCGATTAACTAATATAATTTGACGAAGTAATGCATGCACACCCTCCTGTTAGTATTATAagttaaaatttagtttttatgttgatttaataaatGCTCTATGTGGtctatataattatcatatatattatttaataaaaattagatttttgcttataatattgATCGAAGGGTATACCTTTTAATACACTTTTATGTGTATTCTGCAGAGTGAACCTATCAACAATCAGGAAATCAATACCACACATTTCATTTGCAGATATGCAATGTGTTTACTACATCTTCATTACAAAGAACTATAGACGGTTCAATATCATTCTGATATTTAAATAAAGTACatttaatgtaaataaataacttatttatgttTGTTCGGTATTTACGGTGTGGTTTGGATCGATTTTGAAGCAAAATATCATTcgattcaaaattaaaatcacattCGATTAGGATGTCTATTCTAAAAAAATCTGAACAGAACTTATCCAATAAATATATGCTGTTTCATTTGGATcgatttttattcaaattactATTACAGAAACACGgtaaaataatagtaataggtttgatgcaaaatatattaaaattaaaattacggTCTAAAAGTTATCAATTAGAATTAACACCCTTATATTTGGGTACATATTAgaattaattaagaaaataagatcaaaattcattttaaatcaAGGGCAGGTTGGTAAAACATATAAATGTCATAGAGCCAACTAATTCAAGCTCAACTGAATGAACAAATAAAATGCACCGACTTGAGGACACTGATCTATATTGCCAACCTAGTTTTCATGGCAGGAGgcaacaaaaaaagataacatGTAAGTAACACTGCCTCGCTGCTTCTATTTATACACCTTCTATTACCCGTGAACCTTTAACCTGGTCGATGTGGGACAAATACAAGTTCCAGTTTTAACTTTCAATACACGCAAGTCTCAAAAAACCTATGCTTCTAATCACCGAAACTGAATacaataaaaatacaatacTTGATAGCaacaaattattattcaatCTTGTATGTTAGTAGAATTTTAAAAACTCTTCTGATATGATAAGAAAGAATCAGCaaccaaaaatgaattaaaaaactaaaaactttgCTTCATCATTCATAGTAACTTTGTTGAATGATTTGGGAATTCAAGCTGAAGTTTTACATGATAAGTTATAGCTTCATCACTTGTCTGTTCATCTGTTTGAGTAAAAACTGCAACACCATGAGCAAATGCAAACGAACCTGTTCCTCCTACCACTCTGAATTCTTCTCTTTCCTTATGAGCAACTTTGATTGCTTGCACACTCAAGCTACCTGAATGATCTGGTGTATCAAAAGTGAGATACAAAACATTGAATTCTGATTGCTGAAACTGTTCCACAGGGATTATGAATCCTTGTGCTTTTCCTACAACCTTTGATGTGTTCTCTGGTCCCTCCGTAAGTACGCGGTGAAAGACGAATGTACCAGCATCTTCTCTTGGTATAGCATGTGTATTTGTGGTTGTTATGTTTTGAGGTTGTTGAATGTAAAGAGATAGATCAAGCCATGGTCTTGAATGGATCTTTTTATGTGAAACAGGTGATACCAAAGATTATAACAATTATATGGTCAAAGAAATAGATTTAAAATCCAATATCAAATTGTATTGAGTATCGACTCTACATGTGAATGTTCAGAGCTTAAAAAGGTTACGAATGAAGTGAACCTTTTCTGCACCATCTCTTAGCTTTTTTGCGGCCATTGAGGGCAGGAACGAATATGGTAACATTATAGCACTACGGTTGTTTCGATCCTTGCATTCCATACACCTGGAAAGCCATCATTAGCACCTTGAATTCAGAAGAATCTCTGCTTGATTATTTTATGATTAATCATCTTCACAGTAGCACCACAATGGCAT from Medicago truncatula cultivar Jemalong A17 chromosome 8, MtrunA17r5.0-ANR, whole genome shotgun sequence includes the following:
- the LOC25502286 gene encoding uncharacterized protein, which encodes MAFNRTSKGKPKSVRSRIVVLAAIVSAIAILFLLSSAVFTSGSQKSQYIKYSHKDRKYLYWGTRIDCPGKHCGSCEGLGHQESSLRCALEEAIYLRRTFVMPSRMCINPIHNKKGILHRSTNATSEDQWAASSCAMNSLYDAELMSETVPVIFDNSKEWYRVLSTSMKLGDRGVAHVAGVSRVELKENNQYSDLLLINRTASPLSWFMECKDRNNRSAIMLPYSFLPSMAAKKLRDAAEKIKAVLGDYDAIHVRRGDKIKTRKDRFGVARTLHPHLDRDTRPEFILCRIVKWVTPGRTLFIASNERTPGFFSPLSARYRLAYSSNYSHMLDPVIENNYQLFMIERLIMMGAKTLIRTFKEDETDLSLTDDPKKNTKKWQIPVYNADETC
- the LOC25502287 gene encoding pterocarpan synthase 1; its protein translation is MAAKKLRDGAEKIHSRPWLDLSLYIQQPQNITTTNTHAIPREDAGTFVFHRVLTEGPENTSKVVGKAQGFIIPVEQFQQSEFNVLYLTFDTPDHSGSLSVQAIKVAHKEREEFRVVGGTGSFAFAHGVAVFTQTDEQTSDEAITYHVKLQLEFPNHSTKLL